The following are encoded together in the Silurus meridionalis isolate SWU-2019-XX chromosome 2, ASM1480568v1, whole genome shotgun sequence genome:
- the olig3 gene encoding oligodendrocyte transcription factor 3 has product MNSDSGSSRSSSPDVDDMYARKSSSSSGQTDFAKMSSEHLSRGAGAGLGRTSPDVGGKYKLKKQVTEEEIQQLRLKINGRERKRMHDLNLAMDGLREVMPYAHGPSVRKLSKIATLLLARNYILMLTSSLDEMKRLVGEIYGGGHHAAFHCGAAASHGHAAHAPLPAAPAVHHALLGGALAPPTASSALSVALPALGSIRAPQSLMKTPPTPPLQIGTGFQHWAGLPCPCAICQVPPPAAHVPITSTGLTRLSADKEAMK; this is encoded by the coding sequence ATGAATTCGGACTCCGGATCGAGCAGATCCTCCTCTCCGGACGTGGACGATATGTACGCGCGCAAGTCTTCCTCGTCCTCGGGCCAGACCGATTTCGCGAAGATGAGCAGCGAGCACTTGTCGAGGGGTGCGGGCGCGGGCCTGGGCAGGACATCACCGGACGTCGGGGGCAAATACAAGCTAAAGAAGCAAGTGACCGAGGAGGAGATCCAGCAGCTCCGCCTGAAGATCAACGGCCGCGAGCGCAAACGCATGCACGACCTGAACCTGGCCATGGACGGCCTCCGTGAGGTCATGCCATACGCGCACGGGCCGTCGGTGCGCAAGCTGTCCAAGATCGCCACGCTGCTGCTGGCGCGGAACTACATCCTGATGCTCACCAGCTCTCTGGATGAGATGAAGAGGCTGGTCGGAGAGATCTACGGCGGCGGCCATCACGCCGCGTTCCACTGCGGCGCCGCGGCGAGCCACGGCCACGCCGCGCACGCGCCCCTCCCCGCGGCGCCCGCGGTGCACCACGCGCTGCTCGGAGGCGCCCTGGCGCCGCCCACGGCGTCCTCCGCGCTGTCCGTCGCGCTGCCCGCGCTCGGCTCCATCCGGGCGCCCCAGAGTCTCATGAAAACGCCGCCGACGCCACCGCTCCAAATTGGCACCGGCTTTCAGCACTGGGCAGGACTTCCGTGCCCCTGTGCCATCTGCCAGGTGCCGCCACCCGCCGCACACGTGCCCATCACCTCCACGGGACTCACGAGACTTTCCGCCGACAAGGAGGCGATGAAGTGA